The Vitis riparia cultivar Riparia Gloire de Montpellier isolate 1030 chromosome 10, EGFV_Vit.rip_1.0, whole genome shotgun sequence genome includes a region encoding these proteins:
- the LOC117923387 gene encoding receptor kinase-like protein Xa21, translating into MIGFGNNSLSGSLPMDICKHLPNLQWLDLAQNHLSGQLPTTLSLCGELLTLSLSFNKFRGSIPKEIGNLSKLEEIYLGTNSLVGSIPTSFGNLKALKFLNLGINNLTGTVPEAIFNISKLQSLAMVQNHLSGSLPSSIGTWLPDLEGLFIAGNEFSGIIPMSISNMSKLTKLGLSNNFFTGNVPKDLGNLTKLEVLNLAGNQLTDEHVASEVGFLTSLTNCKFLKNLWIGNNPFKGTLPNSLGNLPTALESFTASTCQFRGTIPTGIGNLTNLIWLDLGVNDLTGSIPTTLGRLQKLQRWHIDGNRLRGSIPNDLCHLRNLGYLGLSSNKLSGSIPSCFGDLSALQELFLDSNVLAFNIPTSLWSLRDLLVLNLSSNFLTGNLPLKVGNMKSITTLDLSKNLVSGHIPRRMGEQQNLAKLSLSQNKLQGPIPIEFGDLVSLESLDLSQNNLSGTIPKSLEALIYLKYLNVSLNKLQGEIPNGGPFINFTAESFMFNEALCGAPHFQVMACDKNNRTQSWKTKSFILKYILLPVGSTVTLVVFIVLWIRRRDNMEIPTPIDSWLPGTHEKISHQQLLYATNDFGEDNLIGKGSQGMVYKGVVSNGLTVAIKVFNLEFQGALRSFDSECEVMQGIRHRNLVRIITCCSNLDFKALVLEYMPNGSLEKWLYSHNYFLDLIQRLNIMIDVASALEYLHHDCSSLVVHCDLKPSNVLLDDDMVAHVADFGIAKLLTKTESMQQTKTLGTIGYMAPEHGSDGIVSTKSDVYSYGILLMEVFSRKKPMDEMFTEDLTLKTWVESLSNSVIQVVDANLLRREDEDLATKLSCLSSIMALALACTTDSPEERLNMKDAVVELKKSRMKLLM; encoded by the exons ATGATTGGTTTCGGTAATAATAGCCTTTCTGGGAGTCTTCCAATGGATATTTGCAAACATCTTCCTAATCTCCAATGGCTAGATCTTGCTCAGAATCATCTCAGTGGTCAACTTCCTACAACTCTATCCTTATGTGGAGAGCTCCTGACCCTGTCACTATCATTCAATAAATTCAGAGGAAGCATACCAAAAGAAATTGGCAACTTATCAAAGCTTGAAGAGATCTATCTAGGCACAAATAGCCTCGTAGGTTCCATTCCAACTTCATTTGGTAATTTGAAGGCcttaaaatttcttaatttggGGATAAACAATCTTACGGGGACGGTACCAGAAGCTATTTTTAACATCTCTAAACTACAGTCCCTTGCGATGGTGCAAAATCACCTTTCAGGCAGTCTCCCATCAAGTATTGGCACCTGGCTCCCGGATCTTGAAGGGCTTTTTATAGCAGGCAATGAATTCAGTGGAATAATTCCAATGTCTATTTCAAATATGTCGAAACTTACCAAGCTAGGTTTATCGAACAACTTCTTCACTGGTAATGTGCCAAAAGATCTCGGTAACCTGACAAAGCTTGAAGTTCTCAACCTTGCAGGCAATCAATTGACTGATGAACACGTAGCCTCTGAGGTTGGTTTTCTTACTTCTTTGACAAAttgcaaatttttgaaaaatttgtggATAGGAAATAATCCTTTCAAAGGTACTCTTCCAAATTCACTAGGGAATCTTCCCACTGCTCTTGAAAGTTTTACTGCATCAACCTGCCAATTCAGAGGAACCATTCCCACAGGAATTGGTAATTTGACCAATTTGATATGGCTGGACTTGGGAGTTAATGACTTGACAGGGTCAATTCCAACTACATTGGGAAGGCTACAAAAGCTCCAACGGTGGCACATTGATGGAAATAGATTACGAGGATCCATTCCAAATGATCTTTGCCATTTGAGGAACTTAGGATACTTGGGTTTGAGTTCTAACAAATTGTCTGGTTCAATCCCAAGTTGTTTTGGAGATCTTTCTGCGCTACAAGAACTCTTTCTTGACTCCAATGTGTTAGCTTTCAACATTCCTACATCCTTGTGGAGCCTTAGAGATCTGTTGGTTCTTAACTTGTCTTCAAATTTCTTGACTGGTAATCTACCTCTCAAAGTTGGAAACATGAAGTCCATTACAACATTGGACCTGTCAAAGAACCTAGTTTCAGGTCACATTCCAAGAAGGATGGGAGAACAACAAAATTTGGCTAAACTCTCCTTGTCCCAAAATAAACTACAAGGCCCAATACCTATAGAATTTGGTGATTTGGTAAGCTTGGAATCCTTGGATCTATCCCAGAACAATTTATCCGGAACCATTCCCAAGTCATTGGAGGCCCTTATTTATCTCAAGTATCTAAATGTTTCTTTGAATAAACTACAAGGAGAAATTCCGAATGGAGGACCTTTCATAAATTTCACTGCTGAATCGTTCATGTTCAATGAAGCCTTATGTGGAGCACCTCATTTTCAAGTCATGGCATGTGATAAAAACAACCGCACTCAATCATGGAAGACAAAGTCATTCATCTTGAAATATATTCTATTACCAGTCGGATCAACAGTAACTTTAGTGGTTTTCATTGTTCTGTGGATACGTAGACGAGATAACATGGAAATACCAACTCCAATTGATTCATGGCTCCCTGGAACACACGAAAAGATTTCACACCAGCAGCTTCTTTATGCAACAAATGACTTTGGTGAAGACAATTTGATTGGGAAAGGAAGCCAGGGCATGGTATATAAAGGGGTAGTATCTAATGGCTTGACTGTTGCTATAAAGGTTTTCAATTTAGAATTCCAAGGAGCCTTGAGGAGTTTCGATTCAGAATGTGAAGTGATGCAAGGAATTCGCCACCGAAATCTTGTCAGGATAATTACCTGTTGCTCAAACCTCGATTTCAAAGCGTTGGTGCTCGAATATATGCCTAATGGAAGTCTTGAGAAGTGGCTGTATTCCCACAACTATTTTTTGGATCTCATCCAAAGATTAAACATTATGATAGATGTAGCATCAGCATTAGAGTACCTTCATCATGATTGTTCGAGCCTTGTGGTGCATTGCGACTTGAAGCCCAGTAATGTTTTGTTAGATGACGATATGGTTGCTCATGTGGCCGATTTTGGGATCGCAAAACTCTTGACTAAAACAGAGTCTATGCAGCAAACAAAGACCTTAGGCACAATAGGCTATATGGCACCAG AGCATGGCTCAGATGGGATAGTATCCACAAAGAGCGATGTTTATAGCTATGGGATCTTGTTGATGGAAGTATTTTCAAGGAAGAAGCCTATGGATGAAATGTTCACTGAGGATCTAACCTTGAAGACTTGGGTAGAGTCATTATCCAATTCAGTGATACAGGTTGTTGATGCCAATCTATTGAGAAGAGAGGATGAAGACCTTGCCACAAAGCTAAGTTGTTTGTCCTCCATTATGGCTTTAGCTTTGGCATGTACAACTGATTCACCTGAGGAGAGGCTCAACATGAAAGATGCGGTAGTTGAACTCAAGAAGAGCAGAATGAAACTGTTGATGTAA